AGCGGCCGGCGCTCCTGATGGAGTGGGTGGAGGGGGAGACGCTCCGAGATCGAATCCGAAGGGAGGGTGGGCTCCCCCATCGGGAGGCCGAGTCCGTGGCCGTTTGCATCCTGGCGGCCCTCTCCCACCTTCACGGCCTGGGCGTTCTCCACCGAGACGTGAAGAGCGGGAACGTCCTTGTGGGAGCCGACGGATCGGTCAAGCTGGGAGATTTCGGTCTGGCCAAGGGCGAAGACCTAGGAGAGAGCCTGACGCTCACGGGCGTGGCCCTGGGAACGCCGGGGTACATGGCTCCGGAGGTCATCCGTGGGGGTGAGGCTTCGGTGCGCTCGGACCTCTACGGCGTCGGCGCGGTTCTCTTCGAAATGCTGGCGGGGCACGTGCCCTTCCAGGGGACGAACAGCCTGGAGGTGGCCAGCCGCCAGCTCGCCGAGGAGCCGCCCTACCACCTTCTCAGGTCCCGGGGCGTGCCGAGGTGGCTGGTGCAAGTGACCGGACGCCTCCTTGCGCGGGATCCCTCGGACCGCTACGCCTCCGCCGGGGAGGTCCTGCAGGCCCTGAAGGGCCGGTCGGCGGGCTTCTACTTTCCCCGGGTCTGGCGGCGGAGGGTCCTGGCGGCGGGTCTGGCCGCGGCCCTCGGAGGGCTCGGGTGGGGCCTCCTGGCGTGGCGGGAGGGGGGGAGCGACCTCACGACGGTCATCCAGGGGAAGCGCCTGGAGGTCCGGGACCGAAAGGGTCGGATGGTCTGGTCCCGGACATTCGACCGGCCCATCTGCTCTGCGCACTATGGCCGCTTCGGGCCGGAGGGGAGCGGTGCCGTGGCCGTTTCCTTCATGCCGACAGAGGAGACCCCCACCCTCTTCGGCAGTGATGAAGGCCGGACGTGGATCGAATGCTTCGACAGGAGCGGCCGCCCCTGGTCGCGGTTCCAGCTTTTCATGACCGACATCCCCTTCAGCCAGCGCTTCGTCGTAACCCTCGATTCCCACGTCTTCCGGAAGGGAGAGCCGGCGTGTCTGGTGGCCCGGGGCGTCCACGCCACCTGGTACCCCTCCGTTCTGAGCGTGTTTCGGATCCGGCGCGGAATGCAAGTAGATCACACCACCGCTCTCCCCCTCCTCAGCGTGGAGAACTCCGGCCACATCTCCCGATGGACCTACGCCGACCTCCACGGAGACGGCGTGGACGAGATCGTCTACGCCTGCGTCAACAACCGCCTCTTTCGTGCCCTTTTCGTGGGGGCCGTGGCTCTGAGAAGGGAAATGGGAGCAGAAGCGGCCATGGTCTCCTCCCCCGACTGCTCCGTGGACCCGCTGGACCATCCCATTTTCTACCGGTGCGTGGGCTTCGACAGCTACGACCGCATGACCTTCGGAAAGGCCGGGCCCCGGGGCGTCCTGCTCTTCGTGGACCCCGAGAGGCAGATCCGGAGGCTTGTTTCGCCGGAAGGCGACCTGGAGGATGAGGGAGAAGCGCTCTTTCCCCCTTCCCGACAGCTTTCGTCCTTCAACGGGCTGATCTTCCGCCTCGTCCAGCACCGGGAGGCCGGCCGGTGGGCGGATATGCTGGAGCTGTGCGAAAAGGAGTGGCCCGGGAACACTCCCGGCCCCTACGGCTACCTGGGCCGGCTCTTCCAGGCCTCGGCCCTCATCGGCCTCGGCCGGTACCGGGAGGCCCTCTCCCTCGCGGAGGCACCGCCGCCCCCCGGCCCTTCGACGCCGGCGCCCCGCTACCTGGAGCAGATCCGCGCCGACGCCCTCTTCTTTACGGGAGATTACCAGGGGTGCCAGAAGGCGGTGGACGAATCCTTCGCCGCGCCCCGTTTCGCCCGCATGGAAGTGGGGCAGACGGGTCTCTGGGCCGCCCTGTACGCCGGCGACGAGGTCTGGGGCCGGCGCCTCGTGGGGAGCGACCCCATCCGTGTTTTCGAGTGGTACGTGGACCTCTACCCCGGCATCGCCGCCTATTTGCGCGGGGACTTCGAAGAGGCCGAGCGCCGCTTCCGCCTCTCCTACGCCTCCGACGCCGGGGGCAAGGTGACGGAGCCGGGACTCTGGCTCACCGATGCCCTTCTGAGGCGGGGCCGGGCGGCCGAGGCCCGAAAGATCTTTGATGTGCTTTCAAAGACCTTTCCCGGTGAGCACCTCCAAGAGGGTGAACTGGGTCTCTTTCTGAGGTTCCGCGAAGGGACATCTCCCGCCCTTCTGGTGCCCGCCTTCGACGGCCTCCTGGCCCGGCGCCGCCTGGAGGCGGCCACCGAACCCGAGGCCCGGGCCCTGCTCCCCCTCACCCTCGCCCGATCCGCCGCCCTCCACCGCGCCGCCGGCGACCTGCCCGCCGCCCGACGCCTCGAGGCCGAAGCCCGCCGCCTCGCCCCCCCTTCCTGGAAGGCCGCGCTTGAAATGGGCGGACGAGGTGGAGAAGGGAGCGGAGAGGGGAGGAAGTGAGGGAGTGAAGAAGTCGCGAAGTGAAGAAGTGAGAAGGGGAAGGTAGGGAGGGAGGCCCACTTGGCGTGGCGTCTCCCATCTCCCGTCTCCTGTCTCCCGTCTCGCGTCCAACGTTTCGCGTCCAACGTCTGACGTTTTCCTTTTCTCGTCTGTCTTCTCTCGTGCTAACATGAGCCATGGCGCGTTGTTCGGGCTGCGGGAGGTCCCTCCACGAGGGCCTGCATTCCTGTCCGTCCTGCGGGGGCACGGCGGTTCCGGCGCGCATCGAGCGGGGCCTCCAGCCCCTCCGCGAGCCGGGTGACCTTCTCGAGGGGCGCTACCGAATCGAACGAGTCTTGGGCACGGGGGCCTCGGGCGTGGTCTACGGCGTCATCGACGAACTGGCCCGAACCCGTGTGGCGCTCAAGCTCCTCTGGGACCGTCCCGAGGAGGGAGACGGCACCCTCGAACGGCTGAGGCGGGAGATCAAGGCCTCCCTGCGGGCTCCCCATCCCCACCTTCTCCCGATCCACGACCTGATCCTGGTGGAGGAGCGGCCGGCGCTCCTGATGGAGTGGGTGGAGGGGGAGACGCTCCGAGATCGAATCCGAAGGGAGGGTGGGCTCCCCCATCGGGAGGCCGAGTCCGTGGCCGTTTGCATCCTGGCGGCCCTCTCCCACCTTCACGGCCTGGGCGTTCTCCACCGAGACGTGAAGAGCGGGAACGTCCTTGTGGGAGCCGACGGATCGGTCAAGCTGGGAGATTTCGGTCTGGCCAAGGGCGAAGACCTAGGAGAGAGCCTGACGCTCACGGGCGTGGCCCTGGGAACGCCGGGGTACATGGCTCCGGAGGTCATCCGTGGGGGTGAGGCTTCGGTGCGCTCGGACCTCTACGGCGTCGGCGCGGTTCTCTTCGAAATGCTGGCGGGGCACGTGCCCTTCCAGGGGACGAACAGCCTGGAGGTGGCCAGCCGCCAGCTCGCCGAGGAGCCGCCCTACCACCTTCTCAGGTCCCGGGGCGTGCCGAGGTGGCTGGTGCAAGTGACCGGACGCCTCCTTGCGCGGGATCCCTCGGACCGCTACGCCTCCGCCGGGGAGGTCCTGCAGGCCCTGAAGGGCCGGTCGGCGGGCTTCTACTTTCCCCGGGTCTGGCGGCGGAGGGTCCTGGCGGCGGGTCTGGCCGCGGCCCTCGGAGGGCTCGGGTGGGGCCTCCTGGCGTGGCGGGAGGGGGGGAGCGACCTCACGACGGTCATCCAGGGGAAGCGCCTGGAGGTCCGGGACCGAAAGGGTCGGATGGTCTGGTCCCGGACATTCGACCGGCCCATCTGCTCTGCGCACTATGGCCGCTTCGGGCCGGAGGGGAGCGGTGCCGTGGCCGTTTCCTTCATGCCGACAGAGGAGACCCCCACCCTCTTCGGCAGTGATGAAGGCCGGACGTGGATCGAATGCTTCGACAGGAGCGGCCGCCCCTGGTCGCGGTTCCAGCTTTTCATGACCGACATCCCCTTCAGCCAGCGCTTCGTCGTAACCCTCGATTCCCACGTCTTCCGGAAGGGAGAGCCGGCGTGTCTGGTGGCCCGGGGCGTCCACGCCACCTGGTACCCCTCCGTTCTGAGCGTGTTTCGGATCCGGCGCGGAATGCAAGTAGATCACACCACCGCTCTCCCCCTCCTCAGCGTGGAGAACTCCGGCCACATCTCCCGATGGACCTACGCCGACCTCCACGGAGACGGCGTGGACGAGATCGTCTACGCCTGCGTCAACAACCGCCTCTTTCGTGCCCTTTTCGTGGGGGCCGTGGCTCTGAGAAGGGAAATGGGAGCAGAAGCGGCCATGGTCTCCTCCCCCGACTGCTCCGTGGACCCGCTGGACCATCCCATTTTCTACCGGTGCGTGGGCTTCGACAGCTACGACCGCATGACCTTCGGAAAGGCCGGGCCCCGGGGCGTCCTGCTCTTCGTGGACCCCGAGAGGCAGATCCGGAGGCTTGTTTCGCCGGAAGGCGACCTGGAGGATGAGGGAGAAGCGCTCTTTCCCCCTTCCCGACAGCTTTCGTCCTTCAACGGGCTGATCTTCCGCCTCGTCCAGCACCGGGAGGCCGGCCGGTGGGCGGATATGCTGGAGCTGTGCGAAAAGGAGTGGCCCGGGAACACTCCCGGCCCCTACGGCTACCTGGGCCGGCTCTTCCAGGCCTCGGCCCTCATCGGCCTCGGCCGGTACCGGGAGGCCCTCTCCCTCGCGGAGGCACCGCCGCCCCCCGGCCCTTCGACGCCGGCGCCCCGCTACCTGGAGCAGATCCGCGCCGACGCCCTCTTCTTTACGGGAGATTACCAGGGGTGCCAGAAGGCGGTGGACGAATCCTTCGCCGCGCCCCGTTTCGCCCGCATGGAAGTGGGGCAGACGGGTCTCTGGGCCGCCCTGTACGCCGGCGACGAGGTCTGGGGCCGGCGCCTCGTGGGGAGCGACCCCATCCGTGTTTTCGAGTGGTACGTGGACCTCTACCCCGGCATCGCCGCCTATTTGCGCGGGGACTTCGAAGAGGCCGAGCGCCGCTTCCGCCTCTCCTACGCCTCCGACGCCGGGGGCAAGGTGACGGAGCCGGGACTCTGGCTCACCGATGCCCTTCTGAGGCGGGGCCGGGCGGCCGAGGCCCGAAAGATCTTTGATGTGCTTTCAAAGACCTTTCCCGGTGAGCACCTCCAAGAGGGTGAACTGGGTCTCTTTCTGAGGTTCCGCGAAGGGACATCTCCCGCCCTTCTGGTGCCCGCCTTCGACGGCCTCCTGGCCCGGCGCCGCCTGGAGGCGGCCACCGAACCCGAGGCCCGGGCCCTGCTCCCCCTCACCCTCGCCCGATCCGCCGCCCTCCACCGCGCCGCCGGCGACCTGCCCGCCGCCCGCCGCCTCGAGGCCGAAGCCCGGCGCCTCGCCCCCCCTTCCTGGAAGGCCGCGTTGAAGATGCCAGGGGATTGAGGGACCAGGGGACTCAGAGGCTGGCAGACGAAAGGACGAGGGGATTGGGGGACTTGGGGACTGGGGGACTGGGTGGCCGTTTCCCGTTCCCGGATGCGCCGCCTAAGGCCGATGTCCTCTCTGTTGGGGAGGGCCTTCGTGCCCTCCCGTCTTCGAAGGCCTCCACTGTGGCGGCCCTTGATTGCAAGAGCCGGCCCCTCGGTCCATGCGGGCATCGGCCGCTTCGAAGGCGTACTCCAGGCCCTTGCCGCTCCCGCTGGCTTGCTGGTGCGCCGATCCCCAGGTTCGGCTCTCTCCGCCCCATCCGGCCCGGCGCCTTCGACGCCTCCTCCGGGGCTCGGCCCGTTCCGTCGAAGCGCACGCGCTTCTCCGTCCCGGTCCTTCGCCCCGTCCGCCCTTCGGGCGGGCCGGATTCTTCTGAGGCGGCCTGCACCCCCTGAACCAAGCCGGCCCCCCGAACTCCATGGGGAGCCGACGGCGACGGCCCTATTGCGGCGTCAGGCTTCGGCGCCCGCATCCTCAGCGTACAGGAAGTACGATTCCGGTGCGGCCGCCTCGCCTTCCTTGCCCTAGGGCCATCGGCGTCGGGACGCGCCTCCCTCCCTCCGGTCGGTCGGCTTCGGTCAACCCCGGCCAAGAAGCCGCACGCGGCGCCGATCGCGCCGTAGGGGAGGGCCTCCGTGCCCTCGCGCATTTGAAGGCCTCCACTACAGCGGCCCTTGCTTGCAAGAGCCGGCCCCTCGGTCCATGCGGGCATCGGCCGTTACGCAGGCCCGCGCCTCTCGTCTTGCGTCTCACGTCTAACGCTTTGCTCCGGTCGGGAGACCGGCGGGCGCGGGCGCCCGCCCAGCGGATCTCGCGTTCGCCTTTGTTTTCAAATCCCAAATCCCAAGTCCGAATGCCCCTTCTTTCCCTTCCCCCTTCCGCCTTCAGCATTCGGCCTTTCCCCTTCCTTCTCCCTGCTTCAATCCCCACTTACGCATCTTGAGATAGAGGTTGGGCCGGGTCATGCCGATCTCCTTGGCGAGGTCGGTGAGGCTTCCCCGGTGGCGGGCCAGGCGGTTGCGGAAGTAGTCCTCCTCGAAGCGCTCGCAGGCCTCGGCCCACGGTTCGCTCCACAGGGCGGTGGGGGGAAGGGGGCGGCCGTCGTGAAAGCGCTCCAGGAGGGCCGTCACCTGGGCCTCGGTGATCACCGGCCCGTCGCCCAGGAGGACGGCCTGCTTGACAAGCGACTGCAATTGCCGGACGTTGCCGGGCCAAGAGTACCGTCGAAGGACGGAGACGGCCCGGTCGTCGAAGCCCTGGACGTTCTTCTGATACTCCCGGTTGGCCACCTGCAAAAAATAGTGAGCCAGGAGGAGGAGGTCGTCCCCCCGCTCGGTCAGGGGCGGGACGCGCAGAACCACCTGGGCCAGACGGAAGTAGAGGTCCTCGCGAAAGCGTCCTTCCCGGATGAGGGAAGAGGGATCCCGGTTGGTGGCCGCCACGACCCGCACGTCCACCTTCACCGGGCGGGCGCCCCCCAAGGGGACCACCTGCTTTTCCTCGAGCACCCGGAGAAGCTTCGGCTGAAGGCCCGCGGGAAGGTCCGAGACCTCGTCGAGAAAGAGGGTGCCCGAAGCGGCCCGCTCGAAGAACCCCGCCCGGCTCCGGTCGGCGCCCGTGTAGGCGCCGCGCGAGACCCCGAAGAGTTCGCTCTCGAGGAGCGTCTCGGGGATGGAGGCGCAATTGATGGCCACGAAGGGCCCCGCGGCGCGCCGGGAGAGCCTGTGGATGCGCCGGGCGAAGAGTTCCTTGCCGGACCCCGTTGGCCCGACGAGGAGCACGGAGGCCTCCGTCGGCGCGGCCTTGTCCGCCGAGCGGATCTCCTCCACGAGAAGGGGACTCCGTCCCACGAGGGGTTCGGCGCCATCCGCCGTGGCCACGAGGTTCGCTTCCACGGCGCGCACCCGCTCGGCCAGCTCGCCCACCTTTACGTCGCGCGCCCTCAACTCCTCGCTCCACTCCGCCACCAGCCGGCACACCACGTAAACCACCGGCAGGATTTCCTGGTGGCGCAGGAGGGGGTCCGCGCCCTCCTCGTGGAGGGCCAGAAACACCACGCGGCGGCCGCCGGCGCTCACGGGGAGGCAGGAGATCCGCACGGGGCCCGAGGGCGAGGCCGCCTCGGCGGAAGCCACCTTGGGCAGGGCGCAAAGGGCCTCGCGCTGGGCGGGAAGGAGGGCCTCCTCCGGAAAACGCCCCGAGGTCCCCGACAGGCAGAGGCGGTCCTCCTGCCAGGCGTAGCACAGGACCCCCCGGGCGCGCAGGGCCCCGCGGAGAAAGCGGCACGCGTGGGACCACTCCTGCCCCGTCCGGCCCTCGGCC
The genomic region above belongs to Acidobacteriota bacterium and contains:
- a CDS encoding protein kinase, which translates into the protein MARCSGCGRSLHEGLHSCPSCGGTAVPARIERGLQPLREPGDLLEGRYRIERVLGTGASGVVYGVIDELARTRVALKLLWDRPEEGDGTLERLRREIKASLRAPHPHLLPIHDLILVEERPALLMEWVEGETLRDRIRREGGLPHREAESVAVCILAALSHLHGLGVLHRDVKSGNVLVGADGSVKLGDFGLAKGEDLGESLTLTGVALGTPGYMAPEVIRGGEASVRSDLYGVGAVLFEMLAGHVPFQGTNSLEVASRQLAEEPPYHLLRSRGVPRWLVQVTGRLLARDPSDRYASAGEVLQALKGRSAGFYFPRVWRRRVLAAGLAAALGGLGWGLLAWREGGSDLTTVIQGKRLEVRDRKGRMVWSRTFDRPICSAHYGRFGPEGSGAVAVSFMPTEETPTLFGSDEGRTWIECFDRSGRPWSRFQLFMTDIPFSQRFVVTLDSHVFRKGEPACLVARGVHATWYPSVLSVFRIRRGMQVDHTTALPLLSVENSGHISRWTYADLHGDGVDEIVYACVNNRLFRALFVGAVALRREMGAEAAMVSSPDCSVDPLDHPIFYRCVGFDSYDRMTFGKAGPRGVLLFVDPERQIRRLVSPEGDLEDEGEALFPPSRQLSSFNGLIFRLVQHREAGRWADMLELCEKEWPGNTPGPYGYLGRLFQASALIGLGRYREALSLAEAPPPPGPSTPAPRYLEQIRADALFFTGDYQGCQKAVDESFAAPRFARMEVGQTGLWAALYAGDEVWGRRLVGSDPIRVFEWYVDLYPGIAAYLRGDFEEAERRFRLSYASDAGGKVTEPGLWLTDALLRRGRAAEARKIFDVLSKTFPGEHLQEGELGLFLRFREGTSPALLVPAFDGLLARRRLEAATEPEARALLPLTLARSAALHRAAGDLPAARRLEAEARRLAPPSWKAALEMGGRGGEGSGEGRK
- a CDS encoding protein kinase, which gives rise to MARCSGCGRSLHEGLHSCPSCGGTAVPARIERGLQPLREPGDLLEGRYRIERVLGTGASGVVYGVIDELARTRVALKLLWDRPEEGDGTLERLRREIKASLRAPHPHLLPIHDLILVEERPALLMEWVEGETLRDRIRREGGLPHREAESVAVCILAALSHLHGLGVLHRDVKSGNVLVGADGSVKLGDFGLAKGEDLGESLTLTGVALGTPGYMAPEVIRGGEASVRSDLYGVGAVLFEMLAGHVPFQGTNSLEVASRQLAEEPPYHLLRSRGVPRWLVQVTGRLLARDPSDRYASAGEVLQALKGRSAGFYFPRVWRRRVLAAGLAAALGGLGWGLLAWREGGSDLTTVIQGKRLEVRDRKGRMVWSRTFDRPICSAHYGRFGPEGSGAVAVSFMPTEETPTLFGSDEGRTWIECFDRSGRPWSRFQLFMTDIPFSQRFVVTLDSHVFRKGEPACLVARGVHATWYPSVLSVFRIRRGMQVDHTTALPLLSVENSGHISRWTYADLHGDGVDEIVYACVNNRLFRALFVGAVALRREMGAEAAMVSSPDCSVDPLDHPIFYRCVGFDSYDRMTFGKAGPRGVLLFVDPERQIRRLVSPEGDLEDEGEALFPPSRQLSSFNGLIFRLVQHREAGRWADMLELCEKEWPGNTPGPYGYLGRLFQASALIGLGRYREALSLAEAPPPPGPSTPAPRYLEQIRADALFFTGDYQGCQKAVDESFAAPRFARMEVGQTGLWAALYAGDEVWGRRLVGSDPIRVFEWYVDLYPGIAAYLRGDFEEAERRFRLSYASDAGGKVTEPGLWLTDALLRRGRAAEARKIFDVLSKTFPGEHLQEGELGLFLRFREGTSPALLVPAFDGLLARRRLEAATEPEARALLPLTLARSAALHRAAGDLPAARRLEAEARRLAPPSWKAALKMPGD
- a CDS encoding sigma 54-interacting transcriptional regulator; protein product: MRLWIRFPGEKSLLVDFAGWTSLTVGSSLECDLPVRARYVSRRHLELTRSGEEVRFRDLGSSNGTYLNGTRKEEGALRAGDVLGVGEASIQMAESGTDAFPAGGAAPEVRVTALADLGGGGEDNRGGGSESRLYGLDEIASLLGTFLAEGRTGQEWSHACRFLRGALRARGVLCYAWQEDRLCLSGTSGRFPEEALLPAQREALCALPKVASAEAASPSGPVRISCLPVSAGGRRVVFLALHEEGADPLLRHQEILPVVYVVCRLVAEWSEELRARDVKVGELAERVRAVEANLVATADGAEPLVGRSPLLVEEIRSADKAAPTEASVLLVGPTGSGKELFARRIHRLSRRAAGPFVAINCASIPETLLESELFGVSRGAYTGADRSRAGFFERAASGTLFLDEVSDLPAGLQPKLLRVLEEKQVVPLGGARPVKVDVRVVAATNRDPSSLIREGRFREDLYFRLAQVVLRVPPLTERGDDLLLLAHYFLQVANREYQKNVQGFDDRAVSVLRRYSWPGNVRQLQSLVKQAVLLGDGPVITEAQVTALLERFHDGRPLPPTALWSEPWAEACERFEEDYFRNRLARHRGSLTDLAKEIGMTRPNLYLKMRKWGLKQGEGRGKAEC